GCACGGCCTGCACGGCGCCGAGCGCCGCGCGCGGATCGACGAGGCGCTGCGCTTCGCCGGCCTCGAGGCGGCCGCCGACCGGCCGGTGCGGACCTTCTCCGGCGGCATGGCCCGGCGGCTGGTCATCGTCCGCGCGCTGGTGCACCGGCCGGATGTCCTCTTCCTCGACGAGCCCACCGTCGGGCTCGACCCGCAGATCCGTCGCGACCTGTGGGACCTGATCGTGCGCGTCAACCAGCTGCGGCGCACCGCGATCCTGCTGACCACCCACTACATCGAGGAGGCGCAGCGGCTGTGCGCGCGGGTGCTGATCCTCGACCGGGGCCGGCTCGTCGCCGCGGGGGCGCCGGAGCGCCTGCTGCGCACCGTGGGGCGCCACGTCCTCGAGGTCGTGCGCGAGGACGGCATCGAGGAGAGCTTCCACGAGACGCGCGAGGAGGCGCTCGCGCGGCTCGCGACGTGCACGGGCTCCTGCCGGGTGCGCGAGGCGACGCTCGAGGACGTCTTCCTGAAGCTGACCGGGCGGCGGTTGGAGCGCTAGGGGAAGGGACGCCGGTGCTCGACGGGGTGCGCGCGGTGCTCTACCGGGAGACGAAGGTCTACGCGAAGCACGCCCGCAAGCAGCTCCTCGCCTCCGCCGTCTCGCCGGCGCTCTTCCTCGTCGCCTTCGGGTGGGGCTTCGGGCGGGGGACGACGATGGAGGGCGTGCCCTACCTCTCCTTCCTCGTCCCCGGCCTCGTCGCGATGACCAGCCTCACCCAGAGCTACGCCATCGCGCAGGAGCTGAACATCGCGCGCTTCTATTTCCACGTCTTCGACGAGTTCCTCATCGCGCCGGTGGCCCCCGCGCAGGTCGTCCTCGGCGAAGCGCTCTTCGGCATGCTGCGCGGGCTGGCCGCCGCGGCGCTGGTGTCGCTGCTGGCGCTGCCCTTCGGCGCGGCGGCTGCGCCCTCCCCCGCCCTGCTCGCCGCGCTGGCGCTGCACTGCTTCACGTTCGCGGCGCTCGGCGTCGCGCTGGCGATGCTCGTCGAGGACCACGCCGGCCAGGCGGCGGTGACGAACTTCGTCATCACGCCGATGATCTTCCTCGGCGGGACGTTCTTCACGATCGAGCGCCTGCCGCCGCCGCTGCAGGCCGTGGTCGCGGCGCTGCCGCTCTCGCACTCCGTGCGCGCGATCCGCGACGCCTGGCTCGGCCGCGGGGTCGACCCGGCGCGGCTGGCGCTGCTCGCCCTGTTCGCCGCCGCGGCCTTCGCGCTCGCCCTCCGGGCGGTGCGGCGCGTCGAGGCCTGAGCCCCAATCCGCGCGCCCGCGGATCAGGAAAGCAGGCGTCGTCAACGTCCAACGCCGTCCCCGTCGTCCAAGACCTGTCAACACGCGCGCTGCCCTGCTGGATCCGCGCGCACGCGCGGATCGTGCGTGTTGACAGCGGCGCGGCCGCGCCACAGATTGCCATCCAAAGGAGGAATGGCCATGGGCTACACCATCGTCGCGCTGAAGGACAAGATCCTCGAGATGTACCCGGAGC
The nucleotide sequence above comes from bacterium. Encoded proteins:
- a CDS encoding ABC transporter ATP-binding protein, giving the protein MPADLATAPALQAEGLTRAFGAVRAVEALDLSLAPGEFVGLLGPNGAGKTTMIKMLTGLVRPDGGSIRYFGRDFAKEPLAARRRIGVVHQISNLDRDLTARECLTLHAILHGLHGAERRARIDEALRFAGLEAAADRPVRTFSGGMARRLVIVRALVHRPDVLFLDEPTVGLDPQIRRDLWDLIVRVNQLRRTAILLTTHYIEEAQRLCARVLILDRGRLVAAGAPERLLRTVGRHVLEVVREDGIEESFHETREEALARLATCTGSCRVREATLEDVFLKLTGRRLER
- a CDS encoding ABC transporter permease, whose translation is MLDGVRAVLYRETKVYAKHARKQLLASAVSPALFLVAFGWGFGRGTTMEGVPYLSFLVPGLVAMTSLTQSYAIAQELNIARFYFHVFDEFLIAPVAPAQVVLGEALFGMLRGLAAAALVSLLALPFGAAAAPSPALLAALALHCFTFAALGVALAMLVEDHAGQAAVTNFVITPMIFLGGTFFTIERLPPPLQAVVAALPLSHSVRAIRDAWLGRGVDPARLALLALFAAAAFALALRAVRRVEA